One genomic region from Streptomyces sp. NBC_01304 encodes:
- a CDS encoding CGNR zinc finger domain-containing protein → MLTSYSGYVLTPARDEPVGLVLTAREGRTFHFDPGALCLELLPTGGSERYPDFEVLSEPADLVRWAAGSRLAPGLEPAVDQRELAAAHALRAALWPLAVDRAHGRAPSPADLDVVNATAAEPPLAARIAADGTRTWGPGATGTQLLSTVARDAVDLFTGPFAHRIRECEAHNCALVFVDTSRPGRRRWCSMERCGNRQKAKAHRARHAESEDTP, encoded by the coding sequence ATGCTAACCAGTTATAGTGGTTACGTGCTGACGCCTGCAAGAGACGAGCCGGTGGGTCTCGTCCTCACCGCCCGTGAGGGCCGCACCTTCCACTTCGACCCGGGCGCCCTGTGTCTGGAGCTGCTTCCGACGGGCGGTTCGGAGCGCTACCCGGACTTCGAGGTGCTGAGCGAGCCCGCCGACCTGGTGCGCTGGGCGGCCGGAAGCAGACTCGCCCCCGGCCTCGAACCAGCCGTCGACCAGCGCGAGTTGGCGGCCGCACACGCGCTGCGCGCCGCCCTCTGGCCGCTCGCCGTGGACCGCGCCCACGGCCGCGCGCCGAGCCCCGCGGACCTGGACGTGGTCAACGCGACCGCCGCCGAACCCCCGCTCGCGGCCCGTATCGCGGCGGACGGCACCCGCACCTGGGGGCCGGGAGCGACCGGCACCCAGCTCCTGTCGACCGTCGCCCGCGACGCCGTGGACCTGTTCACCGGCCCCTTCGCCCACCGCATCCGCGAATGCGAGGCACACAACTGCGCCCTGGTCTTCGTCGACACCTCGCGCCCGGGCCGCCGCCGCTGGTGCTCGATGGAACGCTGCGGCAACCGCCAGAAGGCGAAGGCCCACCGGGCCCGGCACGCGGAGTCCGAGGACACGCCCTAG
- a CDS encoding VOC family protein, with amino-acid sequence MTQHPAQPADADPVPPVDPVQWKIVVDATDPHTQADFWAGALGYAVEDNSALVEQLLGNGVIPPEITVEHHGRRAFRDLIAVRHPADPYEENSGTGLGRRVLFQRVPEKKSGKNRLHLDLHFGPERRDAEVSRLEGLGATVLYRVNEPSGQWVTMADPEGNEFCVQ; translated from the coding sequence ATGACCCAGCATCCCGCGCAGCCCGCAGACGCAGATCCCGTACCGCCCGTGGATCCCGTGCAGTGGAAGATCGTCGTGGACGCCACCGATCCGCACACCCAGGCCGACTTCTGGGCCGGCGCCCTCGGCTACGCGGTCGAGGACAACAGCGCCCTGGTCGAGCAGCTCCTGGGCAACGGCGTCATCCCGCCCGAGATCACCGTCGAGCACCACGGCCGCCGCGCCTTCCGGGACCTGATCGCGGTGCGGCACCCGGCGGATCCGTACGAGGAGAACAGCGGGACCGGGCTCGGGCGGCGGGTGCTGTTCCAGCGCGTACCGGAGAAGAAGTCGGGCAAGAACCGGCTCCACCTGGATCTGCACTTCGGGCCCGAACGGCGGGACGCCGAGGTGAGCCGGCTCGAAGGGCTCGGCGCGACCGTGCTGTACCGGGTGAACGAGCCGTCGGGGCAGTGGGTGACGATGGCCGACCCCGAGGGGAACGAGTTCTGCGTGCAGTAG
- a CDS encoding M28 family metallopeptidase, giving the protein MKLSVPARTSRRLAACAVVAVTGLLASVAPSAGAAPAPAAAPGVLAAPDIPLANVKAHLTQFGSIASANGGNRAHGRAGYKASLDYVKGKLDAAGFTTTVQQFTSSGATGYNLIADWPGGDPNSVLMAGSHLDSVSAGAGINDNGSGSAGVLETALAVSRAQLKPTKHLRFAWWGAEELGLVGSKYYVNNLPSAERSKLYGYMNFDMIGSPNPGYFVYDDDPTIEKTFKDYFTGLNVPTEIETEGDGRSDHAPFKNVGIPVGGLFTGADYTKTAAQAQKWGGTAGQPFDRCYHSSCDNTSNINDTALDRNSDAIAHAVWTLGTEASIPPGDVYENTADVTIPDNGAAVTSSISVTGRTGNAPATLKVGVDIKHTWRGDLVIDLLAPDGTAYRLKNSSGNDSADDVVATYTVNASSEPGNGTWKLRVQDVAAQDTGYINSWKLTF; this is encoded by the coding sequence ATGAAGCTCTCCGTCCCCGCCCGTACCTCGCGAAGACTGGCGGCCTGTGCCGTCGTCGCCGTGACCGGGCTGCTTGCCTCCGTCGCCCCTTCGGCCGGCGCCGCCCCGGCTCCCGCCGCAGCGCCCGGCGTCCTCGCCGCGCCCGACATCCCGCTCGCCAACGTCAAGGCGCACCTCACGCAGTTCGGCTCCATCGCCTCCGCCAACGGCGGCAACCGCGCGCACGGCCGGGCCGGCTACAAGGCCTCGCTCGACTATGTGAAGGGCAAGCTGGACGCGGCCGGATTCACCACCACCGTCCAGCAGTTCACCTCCAGCGGCGCCACCGGCTACAACCTCATAGCCGACTGGCCGGGCGGCGACCCGAACTCCGTCCTGATGGCCGGCTCGCACCTCGACAGCGTCTCCGCGGGCGCCGGCATCAACGACAACGGCTCGGGTTCGGCCGGCGTCCTGGAGACCGCGCTCGCCGTGTCCCGGGCACAGCTGAAGCCGACCAAGCATCTGCGGTTCGCCTGGTGGGGCGCCGAGGAGCTGGGTCTGGTCGGGTCGAAGTACTACGTCAACAACCTGCCGTCCGCCGAGCGTTCGAAGCTCTACGGCTACATGAACTTCGACATGATCGGCTCGCCCAACCCGGGCTACTTCGTCTACGACGACGACCCGACGATCGAGAAGACCTTCAAGGACTACTTCACGGGCCTGAACGTCCCGACCGAGATCGAGACCGAGGGCGACGGCCGCTCCGACCACGCCCCGTTCAAGAACGTCGGGATACCCGTCGGCGGCCTCTTCACCGGCGCGGACTACACCAAGACCGCGGCCCAGGCCCAGAAGTGGGGCGGCACGGCCGGGCAGCCCTTCGACCGCTGCTACCACTCGTCGTGCGACAACACGTCGAACATCAACGACACGGCGCTCGACCGCAACAGCGACGCGATCGCGCACGCCGTCTGGACCCTCGGCACCGAGGCCTCCATCCCGCCCGGTGACGTCTACGAGAACACCGCCGACGTCACCATCCCGGACAACGGCGCCGCCGTGACCTCCTCCATCAGCGTCACCGGCCGCACCGGGAACGCCCCGGCCACGCTCAAGGTCGGCGTCGACATCAAGCACACCTGGCGGGGCGACCTGGTCATCGATCTGCTGGCCCCGGACGGGACGGCGTACCGCCTGAAGAACTCCAGCGGCAACGACTCGGCGGACGACGTCGTGGCGACGTACACCGTCAACGCGTCGAGCGAGCCGGGCAACGGCACGTGGAAGCTGCGCGTGCAGGATGTGGCGGCGCAGGACACCGGCTACATCAACAGCTGGAAGTTGACCTTCTAG
- a CDS encoding flavodoxin family protein has protein sequence MSRKFLFVLGSSRRGGNTELLARRAAEQLPADVHQTWLDLEELALPDFQDRRHDPGAVHAPPTGDAATLLDATLDATDVVLVSPLYWYSVSASTKRYLDHWSGWLRVREADFKQRMGGRRLWGVTVLAEEDVTVADPLVGTLRNTAAYMGMEFGGVLFGNGSRPDGVLLDTEALSRAKEFFVR, from the coding sequence ATGTCCCGCAAGTTCCTGTTCGTGCTCGGCAGCAGTCGCCGCGGCGGCAACACCGAGCTGCTCGCCCGCAGGGCCGCCGAGCAGCTGCCCGCCGACGTCCACCAGACCTGGCTCGACCTCGAAGAGCTCGCCCTGCCCGACTTCCAGGACCGGCGGCACGACCCCGGCGCCGTGCACGCGCCGCCGACCGGGGACGCCGCCACGCTCCTCGACGCGACGCTCGACGCGACGGACGTGGTGCTGGTCTCGCCGCTGTACTGGTACTCCGTGTCGGCCTCCACCAAGCGCTATCTGGACCACTGGTCGGGCTGGCTGCGGGTACGCGAGGCCGACTTCAAGCAGCGGATGGGCGGCCGGCGGCTGTGGGGCGTGACGGTGCTCGCGGAGGAGGACGTGACGGTGGCGGATCCGCTGGTCGGTACGTTGCGGAACACGGCCGCGTACATGGGGATGGAGTTCGGCGGGGTGCTGTTCGGGAACGGGAGCAGGCCGGATGGTGTACTGCTGGACACGGAGGCGCTGAGCCGGGCGAAGGAGTTCTTCGTACGGTGA
- a CDS encoding ABC transporter permease, producing MSRAEALEVSPPRIWALGLFRSELTTTFRRWRTLALLGVLAAVPVLIGIAVKIETSDGGSVGAGGGEGGPAFIAQITNNGLFLVFTALAATLPFFLPMAIGVIAGDGIAGEASAGTLRYLLVAPAGRTRLLLAKYATTLAFCLVATLTVAASALAVGALLFPLGELTTISGTRISLADGLWRALLIALVVAASLIGVAALGLFVSTLTNSGIAAMATTVGLLITVQILDSIPQLDALHPYLFSHHWLSFADLMRDPVYWDDLLKNLQVQGWYAALFGAGAWARFGAKDINA from the coding sequence ATGTCGCGGGCTGAGGCACTGGAGGTCTCGCCCCCGCGGATCTGGGCCCTCGGCCTCTTCCGTTCCGAGCTGACGACGACCTTCCGGCGCTGGCGCACCCTCGCGCTGCTCGGGGTGCTCGCGGCCGTGCCGGTCCTCATCGGCATCGCGGTGAAGATCGAGACGAGCGACGGGGGCAGCGTCGGGGCGGGCGGCGGCGAGGGCGGCCCGGCGTTCATCGCGCAGATCACCAACAACGGCCTCTTCCTGGTCTTCACGGCCCTCGCCGCGACCCTGCCCTTCTTCCTGCCGATGGCCATCGGGGTGATCGCGGGCGACGGCATCGCGGGCGAGGCGAGCGCGGGCACCCTGCGCTATCTCCTCGTCGCGCCCGCCGGCCGCACCCGGCTGCTTCTCGCCAAGTACGCGACCACGCTGGCCTTCTGCCTGGTCGCGACCCTCACCGTCGCGGCCTCGGCGCTCGCGGTCGGGGCCCTGCTCTTTCCGCTCGGCGAGCTCACCACGATCTCCGGGACCCGGATCAGCCTCGCGGACGGGCTGTGGCGGGCCCTGCTGATCGCCCTGGTCGTCGCCGCCTCACTGATCGGGGTCGCGGCGCTCGGCCTCTTCGTCTCGACGCTGACGAACAGCGGGATCGCGGCCATGGCGACGACCGTGGGCCTGCTGATCACCGTGCAGATCCTGGACTCGATCCCGCAGCTCGACGCGCTCCACCCGTACCTCTTCTCGCACCACTGGCTGTCCTTCGCGGACCTGATGCGGGACCCGGTCTACTGGGACGACCTGCTGAAGAACCTGCAGGTGCAGGGGTGGTACGCGGCGCTGTTCGGGGCGGGGGCGTGGGCTCGGTTCGGGGCGAAGGACATCAACGCGTAG